A genomic window from Xyrauchen texanus isolate HMW12.3.18 chromosome 15, RBS_HiC_50CHRs, whole genome shotgun sequence includes:
- the LOC127655851 gene encoding uncharacterized protein LOC127655851 isoform X2, with product MAPPPEPSEPPTAPPPEPPTALPPEPPTALPPEPPTAPPSEPPEPPTALPPETPEPSRSQPLKSPTPPPTEPPEPPTDPPPEPPVDPPPEPPTALPLEPPTALPLEPPMAQPLKPPTAPPTAAPPPEPPSAPPQRSSLAPPHQAPPASPVATPPPRPPEPALAPRPSPRPPKLASVLWPPPRPPEPTLAPRPSPRPPKPASVLWPPPRPPEPALALWPASGPPKPVPARSTPPRPPKHVPVRSIPPWPPKPFPLCPRGLPNWPRGPSHFPCCPRGLPNCPLCLRGLPVCPLCLLGLSPCPLCPRGLSVFLPVLAPHSLDILLFLLFFCGFFWTVWNPVLLGGVVSRSLVICPVFLVFTCHLAHFLSRFLVVCPVFH from the coding sequence atggctccgcccccagagccctctgagcctcctacggctccgcctccagagcctcctacggctctgcctcccgaacctcctacggctctgccccccgagcctccgacggctccgccctcagagccccctgagcctcctacggctctgcccccagaaactccagagccttccaggtctcagcCCCTAAAGTCTCCTACGCCGCCACCcacagagcctcctgagcctcctacggatccgcctcctgagcctcctgtggatccgcctccagagcctcctacggctctgcctctcgagcctcctacggctctgcctctcgagcctcctatggctcagcccctaaagcctcctacggcgccgcctaccgcggctccgcctcccgagcctccctcggctccgcctcagaggtcctccttggctccgcctcaccaGGCTCCGccagcctccccagtggccactcctcctcccaggccccctgaaccggcccttgccccacggccatctcctaggcccccAAAACTGGCCTCTGTCctttggccacctcccaggccccctgaaccgacCCTTGCCCcgcggccatctcctaggcccccaaaaccggcctctgtcctgtggccacctcccaggcccccggaaccggcccttgccttgtggccagcctctgggccacctaaacctgtccctgcccggtcgacacctcccagaccacctaaacatGTCCCTgtccggtcgatacctccctggcctcctaaacctttccctttgtgcccccggggactgcctaattggccccgtggaccGTCTCATTTCCCTtgttgcccccgtggactgcctaattgccccttgtgccttcgtggactgcctgtctgccccttgtgcctccttggtctgtctccttgccccttgtgcccccgtggactgtctgttTTCCTCCCTGTTCTAGCCCCTCACTCCCtggacattttgttgtttttgttgtttttttgtggtttcttttggaccgtctggaatccggtccttttagggggggttGTGTCACGATCTCTTGttatctgccccgtgtttcttgttTTCACATGTCACCTAGCACATTtcttgtcacgtttccttgttgtctgccctgtgtttcactag
- the LOC127655851 gene encoding proline-rich protein 36-like isoform X1, whose translation MPIAPNVNEPVPVASDVREPAPVASTVQEPVPEALTVQEPAPVALTVQEPVPVAMTVQEPVPVAMTVQDPAPVAMTFQEPAPAAMTVPEPAPAAMTVPEPAPAAMTVQEPRPPKLSRAPPSEPPELSRAPPSELSRAPPSELPRAPPPEPPRAPPLKSLEPPRASPLKSSRAPPFEPSRAPPLKSPEPPRAPLEPPRAPPLKPLEPSRAPPLKSLEPPRAPPPSLSSLPGLRLSSLPSHAGLLLPSHLGLRIPGLHLSSLSSLPGLLLPRYPGLRLLSLPLLCLLSLPRLRPLRPLSLQSLPQLRLQSLPQLSLPRLRLLSLPQLHLPSLLWLRPQSPLSLLRLRLQSLLRLCLPNLLRLCPPSLRRLRPQSPLSLLRLCPQKLQSLPGLSP comes from the coding sequence ATGCCGATAGccccaaacgtcaatgagccagtgcctgtagcctcggatgtccgtgagccagcgcctgtagcctcgacagtccaagagccagtgccagaagccctgaccgtccaagagccagcgccagtagccctgaccgtccaagagccagtgccagtagccatgaccgtccaagagccagtgccagtagccatgaccgtccaagatccagcgccagtagccatgaccttccaagagccagcgccagcagccatgaccgtcccagagccagcgccagcagccatgaccgtcccagagccagcgccagcagccatgaccgttcAAGAGCCAaggcctcccaagctttccagagctccaccttccgaacctcccgagctttccagagctccgccttccgagctttccagagctccgccttccgagcttcctagagctcctcctcccgagcctcccagggctccgcctctcaagtctcttgagcctcccagggcttcacctctcaagtcttccagggctcctcctttcgagccttccagggctccgcctctcaagtctcccgagcctcccagggctcctctcgagcctcccagggctccgcctctcaagcctctcgagccttctagggctccgcccctcaagtctctcgagcctcccagggctccacccccaagcctctcgagccttccagggctccggctctcaagtctcccgagccacgcagggctcctcctcccaagccacCTAGGGCTCCgcatcccagggctccatctctcaagtctctcgagtctgccagggctcctcctcccgagatacccagggctccgcctcttgagcctccctctgctctgcctcctgagcctcccacggctccgccccctgaggcctctgagcctccagagcctccctcagctccgcctccagagcctccctcagctgagcctccctcggctccgcctcctgagcctccctcagctccacctcccgagcctcctatggctccgcccccagagccctctgagcctcctacggctccgcctccagagcctcctacggctctgcctcccgaacctcctacggctctgccccccgagcctccgacggctccgccctcagagccccctgagcctcctacggctctgcccccagaaactccagagccttccaggtctcagcCCCTAA